Sequence from the Gammaproteobacteria bacterium genome:
GGAACGGCGGCGAAAACCTGCGGCGCTGCATCGACAGCCTGCTTGGCCAGACGCGCCGGCCCGCGCGCATCATTGTGGTTGATAACGCGAGCGATGACGGCTCGCTGAACGGACTGGCAAGCCTGGCCGGCGCCATTGAGATTGTGCGGCTAGACAGCAATACTGGCTTTGCCGCCGCGAACAATTTTGCGATCGAAAAAGCGTCGGACTGCGAATGGGTCGCGCTACTCAATCCGGATGCGTTCGCTGAGGCTGCGTGGCTGGCCGAATTGCTGGCCGCGGCGAACGCCAACCCGGCGTTTGCTTCTTTTGCCGCCCGCATGCTGAATCATGCCGACCCGGCGCTACTGGATGGCGCGGGTGACGCATATCACTTTACCGGCTTGGCATGGCGCCGGGGGCATGGCACGGTGGCGCTAAACCA
This genomic interval carries:
- a CDS encoding glycosyltransferase family 2 protein — encoded protein: MSEHGKVAAVVVNWNGGENLRRCIDSLLGQTRRPARIIVVDNASDDGSLNGLASLAGAIEIVRLDSNTGFAAANNFAIEKASDCEWVALLNPDAFAEAAWLAELLAAANANPAFASFAARMLNHADPALLDGAGDAYHFTGLAWRRGHGTVALNHYERVKDVFSACAGAALYRRDALLEVGGFDESFFCYMEDVDLG